Proteins encoded in a region of the Streptomyces sp. NBC_00310 genome:
- a CDS encoding DUF6777 domain-containing protein: MSAEQPSSGRPTGPPSGPLSGPSQPSPTPPDPTRPSGQVPPEPPSDASGPGGTGGAGGGPGGPGGPGGPGGGSRDAGQGPGGPGHPWWRSAPRIALMVTAAVVAVVLIVVLTRSDDSGGSADGEVFLQAAGKSGPDPFTESTAKDSSTPPETPTATPSSSEPDNVTRAVDGSAPGLYGGTRNVSSCDVEKQVTVLRANPAKNDAFASVVGVESSDVPAYLRSLTPVQLRMDTRVTNHGYRDGAATSYQAVLQAGTAVLVDDRGVPRVRCACGNPLKPPVALKTTPEPKGDSWPSYRPQNVVVVERSTVIINVFVLYDPERDDWFTRPRGDTGGKDKKTTPPVNQPSPSASTSFSEEPPSESPEPCPSTPGGATDADKGGSPCPSSSSVTPSTSAPTETKTSEPERESPETADSPPDDTTTNESASLHGTPESITPGS, from the coding sequence GTGAGCGCCGAACAACCGTCCTCCGGCCGCCCGACAGGACCGCCCTCCGGTCCCCTGTCCGGGCCGTCGCAGCCCAGCCCCACCCCGCCCGATCCGACGCGGCCGAGCGGCCAGGTGCCCCCGGAACCGCCGAGCGACGCCTCGGGCCCGGGCGGCACCGGCGGGGCGGGAGGAGGCCCAGGTGGGCCAGGTGGGCCAGGTGGGCCCGGCGGAGGCTCCCGTGATGCCGGGCAGGGACCCGGAGGCCCCGGCCACCCGTGGTGGCGGTCGGCTCCCCGTATCGCCCTCATGGTCACCGCGGCCGTCGTCGCCGTGGTCCTGATCGTCGTCCTCACCCGGTCCGACGACTCGGGCGGCTCGGCCGACGGCGAGGTCTTCCTCCAGGCCGCCGGAAAGTCCGGCCCCGACCCGTTCACCGAGTCGACGGCGAAGGACAGCTCCACCCCGCCCGAGACGCCCACGGCGACCCCGAGCAGTTCGGAACCCGACAACGTGACGCGGGCCGTGGACGGTTCGGCCCCCGGTCTTTACGGCGGCACCCGCAACGTCTCCAGCTGCGACGTGGAGAAGCAGGTCACGGTGCTCCGGGCGAACCCCGCCAAGAACGACGCGTTCGCCTCCGTCGTCGGCGTCGAGTCCTCCGACGTGCCCGCCTATCTCCGCTCGCTCACCCCGGTGCAGCTGCGCATGGACACCCGGGTCACCAACCACGGCTACCGCGACGGCGCCGCCACCAGCTACCAGGCCGTCCTCCAGGCCGGCACCGCCGTCCTCGTCGACGACCGGGGCGTGCCCCGGGTGCGCTGCGCCTGCGGCAACCCGCTGAAGCCGCCGGTCGCCCTGAAGACGACACCCGAGCCGAAGGGGGACTCCTGGCCGTCGTACCGGCCGCAGAACGTGGTGGTCGTCGAGCGCTCGACGGTGATCATCAACGTGTTCGTCCTCTACGACCCCGAACGCGACGACTGGTTCACCCGGCCGAGGGGCGACACGGGCGGGAAGGACAAGAAGACCACCCCGCCCGTCAACCAGCCCTCCCCGTCGGCGTCGACGTCGTTCTCCGAGGAACCGCCCTCCGAGTCGCCCGAGCCGTGTCCTTCGACTCCGGGCGGAGCCACGGACGCCGACAAGGGCGGCAGCCCGTGCCCTTCGTCGTCCTCGGTGACACCGTCGACCTCCGCCCCGACGGAGACGAAGACCTCCGAGCCCGAGCGGGAGAGCCCCGAGACGGCCGACTCGCCGCCGGACGACACCACGACGAACGAGTCGGCGTCCCTCCACGGCACTCCGGAGTCGATCACCCCGGGCTCCTGA
- a CDS encoding helix-turn-helix domain-containing protein, whose product MSQQPSNEARVIPLRPATARPAGPPAKEPLWRDLVGDVLRRERLAQERTLKDVADEARISMPYLSEVERGRKEASSEVLAAAAQALGLGLGDLLSLAQTELTRHATRSATNVPYNGLCLVA is encoded by the coding sequence GTGAGCCAACAACCGTCGAACGAAGCCCGAGTCATCCCCCTGCGCCCGGCGACGGCCCGCCCGGCCGGCCCACCCGCCAAGGAACCCCTCTGGCGCGATCTCGTCGGCGACGTCCTCCGCCGCGAACGGCTCGCCCAGGAACGCACACTGAAGGACGTCGCCGACGAGGCCCGCATCTCGATGCCGTACCTCTCCGAGGTGGAGCGGGGCCGCAAGGAGGCCTCGTCGGAAGTCCTCGCGGCAGCCGCCCAGGCTCTGGGGCTGGGCCTGGGCGACCTCCTGTCCCTGGCTCAGACGGAACTGACCCGCCACGCCACCCGCTCGGCGACCAACGTTCCCTACAACGGACTGTGCCTCGTGGCCTGA
- a CDS encoding streptophobe family protein produces MSPQTLRPRQTAAPERPVARHGWLQALGTVLAGLIAMIVTACLGLWAAGAADLPDGAFPRVVAATVVTAVGGTIELSGGAGSIAETQAGLTVIPLSVTLVGALVIAAGFLRPLRHRAVAGATELAGWAARIAVLWLAALISLALAARQTFDIPLGDVGDFFGTSADVGFETAMAPTVFFGLLWLAGVLVLALLVSRGAPLPARLLRFQESVRPAAYAMVGLLLAYVGLGLVIAVVVALTRGHAAETAAVILLGLPNVVWLVFTIGLGATWDSQVEGPFGLPMPKILDEVVRGPDVSTLNLGSLAEYDGRVWWLVVVDAVLLIVAAFVLAARSPARVRLWQHAVHMAAALVLTVLMICLVARISAHYGLSVIGIGDLGGDLGGELFLRPRLWSALGLAVLWGLVTGFVGGVLARGVRRRGAVDADADRR; encoded by the coding sequence GTGAGTCCTCAGACCCTGCGTCCACGGCAGACCGCGGCACCCGAGCGGCCGGTCGCCCGCCACGGCTGGCTCCAGGCCCTCGGAACCGTGCTGGCCGGGCTGATCGCGATGATCGTGACGGCGTGCCTCGGTCTCTGGGCGGCGGGCGCGGCGGACCTCCCGGACGGCGCCTTCCCCCGGGTCGTCGCGGCCACCGTCGTGACGGCGGTCGGGGGCACCATCGAGCTCTCCGGCGGCGCCGGGTCCATCGCCGAGACCCAGGCGGGCCTGACCGTGATCCCCCTGTCGGTGACCCTCGTCGGCGCGCTGGTGATCGCCGCCGGGTTCCTGCGGCCCCTGCGCCACCGGGCGGTCGCGGGGGCGACCGAACTCGCGGGCTGGGCCGCCCGCATCGCCGTCCTGTGGCTCGCGGCGCTCATCAGCCTCGCGCTCGCGGCCCGGCAGACCTTCGACATCCCTCTCGGGGACGTGGGCGACTTCTTCGGGACCTCCGCCGACGTGGGGTTCGAGACGGCCATGGCGCCGACCGTGTTCTTCGGGCTGCTCTGGCTCGCCGGGGTCCTGGTCCTGGCACTGCTGGTGTCGCGTGGGGCGCCGCTTCCGGCGCGGCTGCTGCGGTTCCAGGAGTCGGTGCGCCCGGCCGCGTACGCGATGGTCGGGCTGCTGCTCGCGTACGTCGGTCTCGGGCTGGTGATCGCGGTGGTGGTGGCGCTGACCCGCGGGCATGCCGCCGAGACGGCCGCGGTGATCCTGCTGGGCCTGCCGAACGTGGTGTGGCTGGTCTTCACGATCGGTCTGGGCGCCACCTGGGACAGCCAGGTCGAGGGGCCGTTCGGGCTGCCGATGCCGAAGATCCTGGACGAGGTCGTGCGCGGGCCCGACGTGTCGACCCTGAACCTGGGCTCGCTCGCCGAGTACGACGGCCGGGTGTGGTGGCTGGTGGTCGTGGACGCCGTGCTGCTGATCGTCGCCGCGTTCGTGCTGGCGGCGCGCTCCCCGGCCCGGGTACGGCTGTGGCAGCACGCGGTGCACATGGCGGCCGCCCTGGTGCTCACCGTCCTGATGATCTGCCTCGTGGCCCGGATCTCCGCACACTACGGGCTGTCGGTCATCGGTATCGGCGACCTCGGCGGCGACCTGGGCGGTGAGCTGTTCCTGCGGCCCCGCCTGTGGTCCGCGCTGGGGCTCGCCGTGC
- a CDS encoding VOC family protein, whose protein sequence is MSSDGFNTCLWFDGQAEEAAAHYVSVFKNSRLGRVTHYGEGAPRPAGSVLTVEFVANGQTFVALNGGPEFKFTEAISFQILCDDQDEIDYYWKSLTEGGEPGPCGWLKDRFGVSWQVVPTALIEMISDSDPRKASRATAAMMSMGKLDLAALQKAYAGE, encoded by the coding sequence ATGTCCAGCGACGGATTCAACACCTGCCTGTGGTTCGACGGCCAGGCCGAGGAGGCGGCCGCCCACTACGTCTCGGTCTTCAAGAACTCCCGGCTCGGCCGGGTCACCCACTACGGCGAGGGCGCGCCCCGGCCGGCCGGCTCCGTGCTCACCGTGGAGTTCGTGGCCAACGGCCAGACGTTCGTCGCCCTGAACGGCGGCCCGGAGTTCAAGTTCACCGAGGCCATCTCCTTCCAGATCCTCTGCGACGACCAGGACGAGATCGACTACTACTGGAAGAGCCTGACCGAGGGCGGCGAGCCCGGCCCGTGCGGCTGGCTCAAGGACAGGTTCGGGGTGTCCTGGCAGGTCGTGCCCACCGCGCTCATCGAGATGATCAGCGACTCCGACCCGCGGAAGGCGTCCCGCGCGACGGCGGCGATGATGTCGATGGGCAAGCTCGACCTCGCCGCCCTGCAGAAGGCGTACGCGGGCGAGTAG
- a CDS encoding DinB family protein — protein MTDHRETRPDEQALPERQPGWGDRFVGPEGDPRGEGGFEGERATLVGYLRNQRLTLELKCAGLDAEALARRSVPPSNMSLLGLVRHLAGVEQYWFREALAGEPAPRHYRAGDDPDGDFNDAVADPEAVAEAWKTWRSEVDFAERFVAAAPDLAVTGRHDGEPIALREVLVHMIEEYARHNGHADFLRERIDGRIGE, from the coding sequence ATGACTGACCATCGTGAGACGCGGCCCGACGAACAAGCTCTGCCGGAGAGGCAGCCCGGGTGGGGCGACCGGTTCGTCGGCCCCGAGGGCGACCCGCGCGGGGAAGGAGGGTTCGAGGGGGAGCGGGCCACGCTGGTCGGGTATCTGCGCAACCAGCGGCTGACCCTGGAGCTGAAGTGCGCGGGGCTCGACGCCGAGGCCCTGGCCCGCCGCTCGGTGCCGCCGTCGAACATGTCGCTGCTCGGGCTCGTACGCCATCTGGCCGGCGTGGAACAGTACTGGTTCCGCGAGGCGTTGGCGGGCGAGCCGGCACCGCGTCACTACCGCGCCGGCGACGACCCCGACGGGGACTTCAACGACGCCGTGGCCGACCCCGAGGCCGTCGCCGAGGCCTGGAAGACCTGGCGCTCCGAGGTCGACTTCGCCGAGCGGTTCGTGGCCGCGGCCCCCGATCTCGCCGTCACCGGCCGCCACGACGGCGAGCCCATCGCCCTGCGCGAGGTCCTGGTCCACATGATCGAGGAGTACGCCCGCCACAACGGCCATGCCGACTTCCTGCGCGAACGCATCGACGGCCGCATCGGCGAGTGA
- a CDS encoding ClpP family protease, translating into MGTYTIPNVVERTPQGERSYDVFSRLLSERIIFLGTEIDDGVANVVIAQLLHLESSAPESEIAIYINSPGGSFTSLMAVYDTMSYVRAPISSFCVGQAASTAAVLLAGGDPGRRFVLEHARVLLGQPASGGRQGTVSDLSLQAKEMVRIRAQVEGVLARHTRRDVVDLRADMDRDKVFTAEEAVAYGLADEVLNRRLVEV; encoded by the coding sequence ATGGGGACGTACACGATTCCGAACGTGGTCGAGCGGACCCCGCAGGGCGAGCGGTCGTACGACGTGTTCAGCCGGCTGCTGTCCGAGCGGATCATCTTCCTCGGCACGGAGATCGACGACGGGGTGGCGAACGTCGTCATCGCGCAGCTGCTCCATCTGGAGTCGTCGGCACCGGAGAGCGAGATCGCGATCTACATCAACTCGCCCGGGGGATCCTTCACTTCGCTGATGGCGGTCTACGACACGATGTCGTACGTGCGGGCGCCGATCTCGTCGTTCTGCGTGGGGCAGGCGGCCTCGACGGCTGCGGTGCTGCTGGCGGGCGGGGACCCGGGGCGGCGGTTCGTGCTGGAGCACGCGCGGGTGCTGCTCGGGCAGCCGGCGAGTGGCGGCCGCCAGGGGACGGTCTCCGATCTCTCCCTCCAGGCCAAGGAGATGGTGCGGATCCGGGCGCAGGTGGAGGGGGTGCTCGCGCGGCATACGCGGCGCGATGTGGTGGATCTGCGGGCCGACATGGATCGGGACAAGGTGTTCACGGCGGAAGAGGCGGTGGCGTACGGGCTGGCGGACGAGGTGTTGAACCGGCGGTTGGTGGAAGTCTGA
- a CDS encoding ATP-dependent Clp protease proteolytic subunit: protein MAPLITGRAPTLAPRGEEGDTPPSRFDDHLAAQLLAQRIVLLGTQVDEVSANRVCAQLLVLSAEDPRTDISLYINSPGGSVTAGLAIYDTMRLIPNDVSTLAMGFAASMGQFLLSVGTHGKRFALPNARIMMHQPSAGIGGTTADIEIQAENLEFTKRTIERITAEHTGQSEETISRDGDRDRWFTAEQAREYGMVDRVVESLDDVRPASSRRRMGLQ from the coding sequence GTGGCTCCACTGATCACCGGCCGGGCCCCGACGCTCGCCCCACGCGGCGAGGAGGGCGACACTCCGCCGTCGCGCTTCGACGACCACCTCGCCGCGCAACTCCTCGCGCAACGGATCGTCCTCCTCGGCACCCAGGTCGACGAGGTCTCCGCGAACCGGGTCTGCGCCCAGTTGCTGGTGCTGTCGGCGGAGGACCCGCGCACCGACATCAGCCTCTACATCAACAGCCCGGGCGGCTCGGTGACCGCGGGTCTCGCCATCTACGACACGATGCGGCTGATCCCGAACGACGTGTCCACGCTGGCGATGGGCTTCGCGGCGAGCATGGGTCAGTTCCTGCTGAGCGTGGGTACACACGGCAAGCGGTTCGCGCTGCCCAACGCGCGGATCATGATGCATCAGCCGTCGGCGGGCATCGGCGGCACCACCGCCGACATCGAGATCCAGGCGGAGAACCTGGAGTTCACCAAGCGGACCATCGAGCGGATCACCGCGGAGCACACCGGCCAGAGCGAGGAGACGATCTCCCGGGACGGCGACCGCGACCGCTGGTTCACGGCCGAACAGGCCAGGGAGTACGGGATGGTGGACCGGGTCGTCGAGTCGCTCGACGACGTACGGCCGGCCTCCTCACGCCGACGGATGGGGCTTCAGTGA